The following are encoded together in the Pseudoalteromonas shioyasakiensis genome:
- a CDS encoding FecR family protein, with translation MSNVHPFSSKDMIQEQASQWISAIDRGLSKDEVSQLHLWAHQSAAHQEALFELATLWDEMSVLNELSSLFPYKAPQKQPAVFGMATAASFLVAMLLGSIMLIYSSYWQSEENDYAKFSKIYRTKVGEQAEFVLPDSTIVQLNTNTKLEVAYSGDRRQLILSRGEGRFNVAKDPSRPFTVIAGDKSFTALGTVFNVQRNTASDLELVVTEGKVMIADPSTQVDASDFNRLKDASDNSANIKALRANVVVSGEKALIKQSKTEPIKQLSVDDVQRDLAWQQEMLIFNGESLGEALQEVSRYTATRFELNDPELASLKVAGVFKTGDIKGLLDSLQANLGVEHQRLGEHRVSLTIAAKG, from the coding sequence ATGAGTAATGTCCACCCATTTTCATCAAAAGACATGATTCAAGAGCAGGCGAGTCAATGGATCAGTGCCATTGATCGTGGCCTATCTAAAGATGAAGTAAGCCAATTACACTTGTGGGCTCACCAAAGTGCGGCTCATCAAGAGGCATTGTTTGAACTTGCGACCTTATGGGATGAAATGAGTGTGCTTAATGAGTTAAGTAGTTTGTTTCCTTATAAAGCACCGCAAAAACAACCTGCAGTATTTGGTATGGCAACCGCTGCCAGCTTTTTGGTGGCAATGCTGCTTGGTTCTATCATGCTTATCTATTCAAGCTATTGGCAAAGTGAAGAAAACGACTACGCTAAATTTAGCAAAATTTACCGCACCAAAGTGGGTGAGCAAGCTGAATTTGTGCTCCCAGACAGCACTATTGTGCAGCTTAATACCAATACTAAACTCGAAGTTGCCTACTCAGGCGATCGCCGTCAGTTGATTTTGAGCCGTGGTGAAGGGCGCTTTAATGTTGCCAAAGATCCGAGCCGTCCGTTTACGGTTATTGCTGGTGATAAATCATTTACTGCACTTGGTACGGTGTTTAATGTTCAGCGAAATACCGCTTCAGACTTAGAGCTTGTGGTGACTGAGGGCAAGGTGATGATTGCTGATCCGAGTACTCAGGTTGATGCCAGCGATTTTAATCGTTTAAAAGATGCCTCAGATAACAGTGCAAATATTAAAGCGCTTCGCGCTAATGTTGTTGTATCTGGTGAAAAAGCCCTCATAAAACAAAGTAAAACAGAGCCAATTAAACAGTTATCGGTTGATGACGTACAACGTGATTTGGCATGGCAACAAGAAATGCTGATTTTTAATGGCGAGTCTTTAGGCGAAGCTCTGCAAGAGGTGAGTCGTTATACTGCCACACGTTTTGAATTAAATGATCCAGAACTTGCCTCTTTAAAAGTGGCTGGCGTGTTTAAAACTGGCGACATTAAAGGTTTGCTTGATTCTTTACAGGCCAACTTAGGTGTAGAACATCAACGTTTAGGTGAACATCGTGTTAGCTTAACTATCGCTGCAAAAGGTTAG
- a CDS encoding RNA polymerase sigma factor, with the protein MTDQTGVITAFTEISSKLRRFVSRIVSPDDVEDIVQETFIKSYEADLKQNIEYTHSYMLKTAKHLALNHIAKWDNKYKESLDEQQQVEHHMRSLALEDEVTSKERFLFFCRVTNELSPQVKKCFILKKVYGLSQKEIAAKMSLSESTVEKHIAKGLLHVHRAMKSHDVQPQAFTPTTEFTAKEVNK; encoded by the coding sequence ATGACAGATCAAACTGGGGTTATCACCGCTTTTACCGAGATATCGAGCAAGCTTAGGCGCTTTGTATCACGTATCGTCAGCCCTGATGATGTAGAAGATATTGTGCAAGAGACGTTTATAAAAAGTTATGAAGCTGATCTTAAGCAAAATATCGAATATACTCACAGTTATATGCTGAAAACGGCTAAGCATTTGGCGCTAAATCATATTGCTAAATGGGACAATAAATACAAAGAATCGTTAGATGAACAACAGCAGGTTGAGCATCACATGCGTTCATTGGCACTTGAAGATGAAGTAACTTCTAAAGAGCGTTTTTTGTTTTTTTGCCGAGTGACTAACGAACTAAGCCCTCAGGTTAAAAAATGTTTTATCTTAAAAAAAGTCTATGGCTTAAGCCAAAAGGAAATTGCAGCTAAAATGAGTCTTAGCGAAAGTACTGTTGAAAAACATATAGCCAAAGGCTTATTACATGTTCACCGAGCAATGAAATCACACGACGTACAACCCCAGGCATTTACCCCTACCACAGAGTTCACTGCAAAAGAGGTGAACAAATGA
- a CDS encoding LysR family transcriptional regulator: MYSLCDLETFIAIVENQGVVAAAKAQGLSPATVSHRLSKLEKALSTVLLFRDSRRIRLSPAGELFYQRAGAILEALYDAEHQIGARGSAVTGLLRVTMPPWVFSKFVMPELGHFEQQFPDLKLDFMITDQFVNIVDDAQDVAIRVGQLADSNLLSRKLVSNSRILCAAPSYVEKYGQPKSVADLKDHYWVCLPWQRQLKFNEGGQIVNYNARTRFTVSNSDNMTQAAIAGHGIAIKSYIAIKDDLAEGRLIEILPNSLVDADAPVWFLKPQNSLVTRKTEVFYEFMKSLFT; the protein is encoded by the coding sequence ATGTACAGTTTATGTGATTTAGAAACCTTTATAGCCATAGTTGAAAACCAAGGTGTGGTTGCCGCTGCTAAAGCTCAGGGCCTTTCACCTGCAACGGTAAGTCATCGCTTAAGTAAGTTAGAAAAAGCGTTAAGTACAGTGTTGTTGTTTCGTGATAGTCGGCGAATACGCTTATCACCTGCAGGGGAGTTGTTTTATCAACGTGCTGGTGCCATTTTAGAAGCCTTGTATGATGCTGAGCATCAAATTGGCGCTCGGGGTTCAGCGGTTACAGGGCTTTTAAGAGTCACTATGCCGCCTTGGGTTTTCTCAAAATTTGTAATGCCAGAGCTTGGTCATTTTGAACAGCAATTTCCCGACTTGAAACTCGATTTTATGATTACAGATCAATTTGTGAATATTGTTGATGATGCCCAAGATGTGGCTATTCGAGTAGGTCAGTTGGCAGATTCAAACCTGCTTTCTCGTAAGCTTGTTAGTAACTCTCGTATTTTGTGCGCAGCGCCGAGCTATGTTGAAAAATATGGGCAACCAAAATCGGTGGCTGATCTTAAAGACCATTACTGGGTGTGTTTGCCATGGCAGCGACAGCTTAAATTTAACGAAGGCGGCCAAATAGTTAATTATAATGCGAGAACGCGTTTTACTGTATCTAACTCAGATAACATGACACAGGCTGCGATTGCAGGCCATGGCATAGCGATTAAATCTTATATTGCAATTAAAGACGATTTAGCCGAAGGACGGTTAATCGAAATACTCCCTAATAGCCTTGTTGATGCTGACGCGCCAGTGTGGTTTTTAAAACCACAAAACAGCCTAGTGACGCGCAAAACAGAGGTTTTTTATGAGTTTATGAAATCTTTGTTTACTTAA
- a CDS encoding peroxiredoxin-like family protein, with amino-acid sequence MSLKTQIEAFEVQKKANVPADILNLMDVTTEKLIAEQLSKHALNVGDKFPAFELPDSKGKQISSTELLAKGPLVLSFYRGGWCPYCNLELRALNNMQQAFADQNAQLVAVSPQLPDESLSTQQQNELAYTVLSDVSNSLAKKCGLVFTLDERLIPVYDQLGLDIPKANGDDSYELPLPATYVIDSQGVIQFAFAHEDYTLRAEPLDVLNAVKALSHV; translated from the coding sequence ATGTCTTTAAAAACCCAAATCGAAGCATTTGAAGTGCAAAAGAAAGCCAATGTCCCAGCTGACATCTTAAATTTGATGGATGTCACGACTGAAAAACTAATTGCAGAACAATTGAGTAAACATGCTTTAAACGTCGGTGATAAGTTTCCAGCATTTGAATTACCCGACAGCAAAGGCAAACAAATCAGCTCGACTGAGTTGCTAGCGAAAGGCCCGCTTGTACTGAGTTTTTACCGTGGTGGTTGGTGCCCGTATTGTAATTTAGAGCTTCGCGCACTCAATAACATGCAACAAGCATTTGCTGATCAAAATGCACAGTTAGTTGCTGTTTCGCCTCAGTTACCTGATGAATCACTGTCTACCCAACAGCAAAACGAGCTGGCTTATACAGTTCTTTCTGATGTGTCTAACTCTTTGGCTAAAAAGTGTGGCTTGGTATTCACGTTAGATGAACGCTTAATTCCTGTTTACGATCAACTTGGTTTAGATATTCCAAAAGCCAATGGTGACGATAGCTACGAATTACCATTACCGGCAACTTACGTTATTGATAGCCAGGGTGTGATTCAATTTGCTTTTGCCCATGAAGATTACACTCTAAGAGCAGAGCCTTTAGATGTTCTTAACGCAGTTAAGGCACTAAGTCATGTTTAA